In Candidatus Epulonipiscium viviparus, one DNA window encodes the following:
- the rlmB gene encoding 23S rRNA (guanosine(2251)-2'-O)-methyltransferase RlmB, with product MENNEQEQIAEQAGEKKAKPRRPRKKPENNIEAVETDTLESVIFGRNSVIEAMKAGRCIDKILIQKGDTEGSIVKIINDAKKSGIVVQEVEKAKLDALTNHEKHQGVFAYVAAHRYYALDEIMNDAKSKAEDPFVLILESIQDPQNLGAIIRTALNAGVHGIIIPKHRAVGLSAAVQKASAGAVEYMKVCKVTNIAQTIETLKSAGVWVACADMDGEIIYRENLKGPIGIVIGNEGGGVSKNVKSKCDFVVSIPMFGKIQSLNASVAAAVVCYEVVRQRRY from the coding sequence ATGGAAAATAATGAACAAGAACAAATAGCAGAGCAAGCTGGAGAAAAGAAAGCAAAACCAAGAAGACCGCGCAAGAAACCGGAAAATAATATTGAGGCGGTAGAGACCGATACGTTAGAAAGTGTTATCTTTGGCAGAAACAGTGTGATAGAAGCTATGAAAGCTGGGCGATGTATAGATAAAATTTTGATACAAAAAGGAGATACGGAAGGTTCTATTGTTAAGATTATAAACGATGCGAAGAAAAGCGGAATTGTTGTTCAGGAAGTGGAAAAGGCAAAATTAGATGCATTGACCAATCACGAGAAGCATCAAGGAGTGTTTGCGTATGTGGCAGCGCACAGGTACTATGCTTTAGATGAGATTATGAACGATGCAAAAAGCAAGGCAGAAGATCCGTTTGTATTGATATTGGAGAGTATTCAGGATCCGCAAAATCTGGGTGCGATAATTAGAACGGCATTAAACGCAGGGGTTCATGGGATTATCATTCCGAAGCATAGAGCAGTGGGATTGAGTGCTGCTGTGCAAAAAGCATCTGCAGGAGCCGTAGAGTATATGAAGGTGTGCAAAGTGACTAATATTGCGCAAACTATTGAAACTCTTAAATCTGCAGGAGTTTGGGTTGCCTGTGCCGATATGGATGGAGAAATTATCTATAGAGAAAATTTAAAAGGTCCTATTGGAATTGTAATTGGCAATGAAGGTGGCGGAGTTTCAAAAAATGTAAAGTCAAAGTGTGATTTTGTAGTGAGCATTCCTATGTTTGGCAAAATCCAATCGTTGAATGCCTCTGTTGCAGCGGCCGTAGTTTGTTATGAAGTGGTTCGTCAAAGACGATATTAG
- a CDS encoding MATE family efflux transporter: MIALVKRFFGCSTMVDKHQVVGEIPETRQAYKDVFALAWPSVVERVLVSMVSAVDTMMVGGLGPLAIASIGITQQPILILLAIIFSLNVGVLSIVARRVGEKDFEAANKVVRQSILLIIVLSIILSIVGMIYSETVLIWMGATADVLPDAVTYLRIILCGFMFNAIGININSALRGAGNTKVSMRSNITANLVNLVLNFILIEGRFGAPALGVAGAGIATIIGQSIACLISLSALFNKDADLKISKGDSWKPEFGVLKNVIKISGGAFVDQICMRLGFLMYVRIVTSLGMMAYATHQICIIFSNFSYSVGEGFSIAASSLVGRNLGAKRPDLSIIYGKITERIGLAVSLILCGIYFTFREELFALFTEDAEVLALGVTVMVIVSIANIFQVPQTILSGALRGAGDTKFIAKVALVSITILRPICTYIYCYPLGLGLIGAWLAMMTDQFIRLMATYVRFSKGEWVKLRV, from the coding sequence ATGATAGCGTTGGTGAAGAGATTTTTTGGATGCTCAACAATGGTGGATAAGCATCAAGTGGTGGGCGAGATTCCAGAAACACGTCAGGCGTATAAAGATGTTTTTGCATTGGCTTGGCCTAGCGTTGTGGAGAGAGTGCTAGTAAGTATGGTGAGTGCAGTAGATACAATGATGGTTGGAGGATTGGGGCCGCTGGCTATTGCTTCTATAGGCATTACGCAGCAACCTATATTGATATTGCTAGCAATCATATTTTCGCTAAATGTGGGTGTATTATCGATCGTCGCTCGCCGAGTGGGAGAGAAAGATTTTGAAGCTGCCAATAAGGTAGTAAGGCAGTCAATTTTATTGATTATCGTGTTGTCGATAATATTGTCAATCGTTGGAATGATATATTCGGAGACAGTGTTGATTTGGATGGGAGCAACGGCAGATGTATTGCCTGATGCAGTTACATATTTGAGAATAATCTTATGTGGATTTATGTTTAATGCCATAGGAATAAATATTAACTCAGCGCTACGAGGTGCGGGAAACACAAAGGTTTCGATGCGATCAAATATTACAGCAAACCTGGTCAATTTGGTATTAAACTTTATCTTGATAGAAGGGAGATTTGGAGCGCCAGCTTTGGGTGTTGCAGGTGCAGGAATAGCGACTATAATAGGCCAGTCGATTGCCTGCCTAATTTCGTTGTCGGCGTTATTTAACAAAGATGCAGATCTAAAAATTTCGAAGGGTGATAGCTGGAAGCCAGAATTTGGTGTTTTAAAGAACGTTATAAAAATTAGTGGAGGAGCATTTGTTGATCAAATTTGTATGAGACTGGGATTTTTGATGTATGTGAGAATTGTTACATCCTTGGGAATGATGGCATATGCAACGCATCAAATTTGCATTATATTTTCTAATTTCTCATATAGCGTGGGAGAAGGTTTTTCGATCGCGGCATCATCATTGGTGGGAAGAAATCTTGGTGCAAAAAGACCCGATTTGTCAATTATATATGGAAAAATCACAGAAAGAATAGGTCTTGCGGTTTCGCTAATATTATGTGGCATTTACTTTACATTTAGAGAGGAGTTATTTGCGCTATTTACTGAGGATGCGGAAGTGTTGGCCTTAGGCGTTACAGTTATGGTTATTGTTTCTATAGCGAATATTTTTCAGGTGCCACAAACGATTTTGTCGGGAGCCCTACGAGGTGCGGGCGATACGAAGTTTATTGCCAAAGTTGCATTGGTAAGCATTACAATTTTGAGGCCGATATGCACATATATCTATTGCTATCCATTGGGATTAGGATTGATAGGGGCTTGGTTGGCTATGATGACAGATCAATTTATACGATTAATGGCAACATATGTAAGATTTTCAAAAGGCGAATGGGTTAAATTAAGGGTATAA
- a CDS encoding endonuclease/exonuclease/phosphatase family protein gives MRQAFNRLAIVLLIISVIVILYFSSLTAFQYNPEDVIFVETLNNPKSNPLASQTPFTIITHNLGSGINEQKEPPIEHIINNMTLAIDDLLIANSDFIFLQEIDQYSTRSQHTNQVHLLKNVLQNYGYAFASNLKIHYLAIPINGHFGITNQNLMTLSKYQVAESSRVKLPMDFPWHKEMTAPDDALLVSRLKTQTGPELVLANVQIQDLGNFPEILVIIEAFLKAEYALGNYIILGGDFNSSITSIDPFSTASSQYHFHNFLNMDNFFWAVDETVATNQNGELSNGFLFSDNIDLLALETLQSGFAYSPQNSVSATFMLK, from the coding sequence ATGAGGCAAGCTTTTAACAGATTAGCAATAGTGTTGTTAATAATCAGTGTAATTGTTATTTTATATTTTAGCAGTCTTACTGCATTTCAATATAATCCTGAAGATGTTATATTCGTGGAAACTTTAAACAATCCAAAATCCAATCCATTAGCAAGTCAGACACCTTTTACAATAATCACGCATAACTTAGGTTCTGGAATTAATGAACAAAAAGAACCACCTATTGAACATATAATTAATAATATGACACTTGCCATTGATGATTTATTAATAGCAAATTCAGATTTTATTTTTCTACAAGAAATCGATCAATACTCTACTAGAAGCCAACATACTAATCAAGTTCACTTGCTAAAAAATGTTTTACAAAATTATGGCTATGCATTCGCTAGCAATCTAAAAATCCACTACTTAGCAATACCTATAAACGGTCATTTTGGTATCACTAACCAAAATCTTATGACACTATCTAAATATCAAGTAGCCGAAAGTTCGCGAGTCAAACTACCTATGGATTTTCCTTGGCACAAAGAAATGACGGCACCAGACGACGCATTGCTAGTAAGTCGCCTAAAAACTCAGACCGGCCCAGAATTGGTTCTAGCAAATGTTCAAATTCAAGATTTAGGCAACTTTCCAGAAATTTTAGTGATAATAGAAGCATTTCTCAAAGCCGAATACGCACTAGGCAATTATATAATTTTGGGCGGAGATTTTAACAGTTCTATCACTTCTATTGACCCATTTTCTACGGCCAGTAGCCAATACCACTTTCATAATTTCCTTAATATGGATAATTTTTTCTGGGCAGTTGATGAAACTGTTGCAACTAACCAAAACGGCGAGCTATCTAACGGCTTTTTGTTCTCCGATAATATCGATTTACTGGCGTTAGAAACTCTTCAATCTGGCTTCGCATATAGTCCACAAAACAGCGTATCTGCAACATTTATGTTAAAGTAA
- a CDS encoding UDP-N-acetylglucosamine 1-carboxyvinyltransferase: MSKLCIQGDTRLVGDVKISGAKNAAVAILPATILVEGITIIENLPNINDVAILNEAIISMGAVTKFLDLHTLEIDATTIYKYSATEPCISKMRASYYLLGALLGRFKKAEVAMPGGCDFGGRPIDQHIKGFRALGANIEIEDNIIKINADRLIGTRIYLDMVSVGATINIMLAAVLAEGTTTIENAAKEPHIVDVANFLNKMGAKIIGAGTDVIRIKGVSKLHGGHYNIVPDQIEAGTFMLIAAATKGDICVRNIIPEHMDSLTSKLREIGVTLIEGDDYIRVIWKQKLTATQIITLPYPGFPTDLQPQMLVSLLQAQGVSTIVESIFDNRFQYVDELRKMGANITIDGTKASIEGVDTLYGANLVATDLRAGAAMIIAGLVAKGTTTIDNVRYIDRGYEDIEKKLTALGAQIFRID; encoded by the coding sequence ATGAGCAAATTATGTATACAGGGTGACACACGCCTAGTGGGAGATGTAAAAATTAGTGGTGCAAAAAACGCGGCCGTGGCTATCTTGCCCGCAACAATTTTAGTAGAAGGTATTACCATAATTGAAAATTTACCTAATATCAATGATGTCGCAATTCTCAACGAAGCGATAATTTCGATGGGAGCAGTTACAAAATTTCTAGATCTCCATACATTAGAGATAGACGCAACAACAATATACAAATACTCGGCAACAGAGCCATGTATTAGCAAAATGAGAGCGTCGTACTATCTTTTGGGAGCACTACTGGGAAGATTTAAGAAAGCAGAAGTTGCGATGCCTGGAGGATGCGATTTTGGAGGTCGCCCTATCGATCAACATATCAAAGGCTTTAGAGCACTGGGCGCCAACATTGAAATAGAAGATAATATAATTAAAATAAACGCTGATCGACTTATCGGAACAAGAATTTACCTAGATATGGTATCAGTTGGAGCTACTATCAATATAATGCTAGCCGCCGTGTTAGCAGAAGGAACAACCACTATAGAAAATGCCGCAAAAGAACCTCACATAGTAGATGTCGCAAACTTCTTAAATAAAATGGGAGCAAAAATTATCGGCGCTGGAACAGACGTAATTCGTATTAAAGGTGTATCAAAATTACATGGAGGACATTATAATATAGTCCCAGATCAAATAGAAGCCGGAACATTTATGCTTATCGCAGCTGCAACTAAAGGCGACATATGCGTTAGAAACATTATCCCCGAGCATATGGATTCGCTAACTTCTAAGCTTCGAGAAATAGGAGTAACCTTAATAGAAGGCGACGATTATATTAGAGTAATATGGAAACAAAAACTTACTGCAACACAAATAATTACCCTTCCATATCCAGGTTTTCCAACCGATTTACAACCTCAAATGTTGGTATCACTTTTGCAGGCTCAGGGGGTAAGCACAATAGTCGAGAGTATTTTTGATAATCGATTTCAATATGTAGATGAGTTGCGAAAGATGGGTGCCAACATCACAATAGATGGAACTAAAGCAAGCATAGAAGGTGTCGACACACTCTACGGGGCCAATTTAGTTGCAACAGATCTTAGAGCCGGCGCCGCCATGATTATAGCTGGATTAGTCGCAAAAGGCACTACAACAATAGACAACGTACGCTATATAGATCGTGGATATGAAGATATTGAGAAAAAGTTAACTGCTCTTGGTGCACAAATCTTTAGAATAGATTAA